Sequence from the Desulfovibrio oxyclinae DSM 11498 genome:
GCATCAAAAGCCAGACGCTGACCTCGTACATTCGGGGCCAGGCCGCGCCCAAGCCCCCCGCCCTGGTGCAGCTGCATCGAAAACTTGGCATCGACATCAACTGGCTACTCACCGGCCGGGGTGACATGCTCGCATCCGATGCCGCGGCCGCACCGCGCCCGGAGCTCACCAGCACGGCGGACACGCTGCGCCGCCTGATGACGGACAGTCTGGACGTCGGCCCCGAGGAACTTGCCGAGGCGGCGGGCCTGACCGTGGAGCAGGTGGAGGCCATGCTTGAACGCCGGGCCGAGATTCCGGCCACGGCGATCCGCAGCTGGGTCTCCCGCTACCGCATCAATGCCAATTTTCTGGTTGCCCAGATCGGGCAGCCGCTCCTGAGCCGCGAGGAATTTCTGCAGCAGGGTCCCATGACCTGGCTGCGCATGCGCGACGGCGAGCACGAGTATCCGGCGAACATGGAAAGCCCGGACAATCCCCCGGTCAACGAGTCGCTGGACGAGACGCGCACGCCCATCGCCAAGGCCGTGGCGGACATCGAGCGCGCCATGGGAGACACCGAAGAGTTGGACAAGCTGCGCGCGATCCGCTCGGTCATCGACAACCGAATCCAGAGCCGCTCCGCCGATCTGGGCATCTACAACGCCCGCGCCGGCGAACGCCGAGCCTCCCTGCACGAAGACACAGTGTCCTATCCGGAGGACCGGGACGGATNACGGTGGAGGGGCGGGACGCACGCGCTATTTTTTTGCCCGAGACTATCAGTTTACTGATGGAAAGATGTGTAAAGACGTTACAAATGACCGCAGACAAGCGGCGGCTACAGTAAAGGGGGATACATGGAAATCGTAGTCATCTCTGCCCTGCTCGGCCTGATCCCGGCGCTGATTGCCCGCAGCAAGGGCCGCAGCATGTTCGGCTGGTGGATCTACGGCGCGCTNCTGTTCATCGTCGCGCTGATCCACGTCCTGTTCGTCAGCGACCTCAAACAGGAGCAGGCCCAAAAAGCCGCCGCCAAGAAGCGCAGACAGGAGCAACAGGCCCGCGAAGCCGAGCAGGCCGAACTGCGAGACTGCCCCTACTGCGCCGAGCCCATCAAGAAAAAGGCCATCAAATGCAAACACTGCGGCAGCGACGTGGAGCCGGAGGCCGGAAGTTCCGATGTCCGATCCATGACAACGCAGGAGTTGGAGGCTGAGGCAGCACGGCAGGCCCTTACGGAGATAAGCCAACAATCCAAACCCAAAGTCAGCACCAAGCACGCCATGGTCTTGTTGACCGTGGGTGGAACGCTGGTCGCCCTCATGATCTACGGGGCCATGGGGCAGGGGTAATGGGCAGCCCAATGACAATCATCTCCATGCCGGACGAGGTAAACGGCGGGCACATCACAGTTGCAGGCGTCTCCTACCGCGACATCAGCATGGCCCGGCAATGGTTCGAGCGGGTCCGTCCGCACGCAGACTCGGACGGCCCGCTCCTCTTCCACCTCGTGGACGAGACCGGCGAAACCCTTGAAACCATCTCCATCGGCATCAACACCGCCGAGGAGATGCTGGACACGGAACTGAACTTGGAAAAACTGCACCACCTCGCCCAGCTGCAACAGCGCGGGCAGATGGTCACGGCGTTGGATTTGGAGGGGTAGATGCAAAGGCCACAGGAGCAGCAAGATAACCTTTACGCTACGTGCTGCTTCCACATGTTCGGTGCGTTAATTAACTTCGCACTAGCAGCCCTCCGTGGGGCCTTTGTCCTCTGCGGTGGAGGTGCGGTGGCAATTCTAAGTTTCATTGCAGCGAAAGTGCCCGCAAACCATGAGATGCTCCTAAGCACTCTGACGCTCTTCACGACTGGAGGCGTCTTGGCCGTCTTGAATACCGGAGTCTGCTACATTGCTCAAATGTGTCACTCCAAAGATATCGACGCTCAATGGGTAGCATACATAAGGAGCAAACCTAGACAAAAGAGTGCGTGGAAAATATGGGGCGTTGGTCTCCAGCTATTCGCCATTGCACTTTTCATTACCAGCATCAGCCTCTTCATCGTTGGTTGCCTCTCCGCAAAAGATGCATTCGCAGGCCAGCAGGAGCAAACCGAGGTTCTCTGCTCCCGCGTAGTAGACGGTGACACTCTCGTCATGGACGTCAAGGGCCTACAAGCACGCGTCCGCGTGCTCTGGATCGACACGCCCGAAAAAGGCGAGCCTGGAGCCAAAGAGGCCACGGCATGGGTGCGAGAGCAATGCGAGGGCAAAATGCTTCGGCTGGAATTTGAACCCGGTCACGTGGATCGCTACGGTCGAAACCTCGCGCACGTCTATCTCCCGGACGGCCGCT
This genomic interval carries:
- a CDS encoding helix-turn-helix domain-containing protein — translated: MSEGLGERLQEVVSAKKLLNKDLANIMGIKSQTLTSYIRGQAAPKPPALVQLHRKLGIDINWLLTGRGDMLASDAAAAPRPELTSTADTLRRLMTDSLDVGPEELAEAAGLTVEQVEAMLERRAEIPATAIRSWVSRYRINANFLVAQIGQPLLSREEFLQQGPMTWLRMRDGEHEYPANMESPDNPPVNESLDETRTPIAKAVADIERAMGDTEELDKLRAIRSVIDNRIQSRSADLGIYNARAGERRASLHEDTVSYPEDRDGXRWRGGTHALFFCPRLSVY
- a CDS encoding thermonuclease family protein yields the protein MQRPQEQQDNLYATCCFHMFGALINFALAALRGAFVLCGGGAVAILSFIAAKVPANHEMLLSTLTLFTTGGVLAVLNTGVCYIAQMCHSKDIDAQWVAYIRSKPRQKSAWKIWGVGLQLFAIALFITSISLFIVGCLSAKDAFAGQQEQTEVLCSRVVDGDTLVMDVKGLQARVRVLWIDTPEKGEPGAKEATAWVREQCEGKMLRLEFEPGHVDRYGRNLAHVYLPDGRWLAAELVQRGMAEVFMAPDGAEEKLRTNGVP